DNA from uncultured Fretibacterium sp.:
CGGTCGTGGCGGTGATCGCCGCCAGGACGATGTCCCGGATGCGGCGCTTCCGGGCGAGCAAGCCGGACAAAATTTTTGACGAGGCGTTCTCAAATTCCACGGCGGGCGCCGAGTAGGGGGGAAGGACATGTTCGTCGATGTCGTCAACGAGGTCTCGCTGTACGCCATTCCCGTCATCATCCTGGTTATCTGCACCTATGGCGTTGTTAAGAAGGTCAAGGTCTACGAGGTCTTTACGGAGGGCGCCAGGGAGGGGTTCTACACGGGCGTCCGCATCATCCCCTTCCTCGTGGCGATGCTGGTCGCTATTGGCGTGTTCCGCGCCTCCGGGGCCATGGGGTATCTCGCGAAGCTGCTGGCGCCCCTCACGGAGCTGATCGGTATGCCTGCGGAGGTCCTGCCCATGGCAATCATGCGTCCCCTCTCGGGCGGTGGGGCCAACGGCATCATGAACGAGCTGTTCAAGGTTCACGGTCCGGATTCCCTGATCGGACGCATGGCCTCGATCATGTCCGGGGCGACGGATACGACGTTCTACGTCCTGGCCGTCTACTTCGGGGCCGTCGGCATCCGCAGGACGCGCCACGCGCTGCCCTGCGGGCTCCTCGCCGATCTCGCCGGGATGCTGGCCGCCGTCCTCATCACCAACCTGATGTTCTGAGCCTGGGCCGCGAGAGTGAGAGAGGATGCCGATGAACTATCCCGAGAGACTGCGGGAGGGCGATACGGTCGCCCTCCTGGCGCCCTCGTCCCCGATCTCGGCGGAGGATGCCGCGGCGTGTCGGCGCTGCTTCGAGGAGCGCGGATACGGGGTGCGCATGAGCGGGCTCGTCTCGGCGGCCCTGCACGGCTATGAGGCCGGGGAACCGGAGGCGCGTGCGGAGGAGCTGAACGCGGCCTTCGCCGACCCCGGCGTGAAGGCGGTCTTCTGTCTCCGCGGCGGAAACTCCGCCTGCCGCGTGCTGGAGCATGTGGACCTGGATACGGTTCGGGCCAACCCCAAGATCTTCGTCGGGTACAGCGATATCACTCCCTTTCACGTTCTGTTCAATCAAAGGGCGGACCTGATCACCTTTCACGGTCCCATGGTGAAGTCGAACATGCTCCGGGATTTCGACGCGTTCTCGCGTACGAGCCTCGACGCGGCGCTGTCGATGGAGCCCGGCTCCGAGATGGAATTTTACAACCCCGAGGGAAGCGCAATCGAGGAAGTTTGCGGGGGCGCCGCCGAGGGGCGTCTCGCCGGGGGCAACCTGGCGCTGCTGACCTCGCTCCTGGGGACGCCCTACGCGGTGGACACACGGGGAAAGATACTGCTGATCGAGGATGTGGGGGAGACCGTCCCCCGAGTGGCGCGGATGCTCCACCACCTGCGCCTCGCCGGGAAGTTCGAGGAGGCGGCGGGCGTGCTGATCGGGGACTTTACGGATTGCCCGAACGCGGCGGAGCCGGCCTACGGCGTGAAGGCCCTGATACGCGACTTCTTCTCCGGTTTCGGGAAGCCCGTCCTTGCGGGGGTCCGGACCGGGCATGATTTTCCGATGGCGACGTTGCCCTTGGGGATGCGCTGCCGCATTGATGCGGCGAGGGGAAGCGTAAGGTTCTCCAGGGACTGAAGGAATTGCAGGGACAAGAATCCTGCGCCCTCCGCGCCCCCTCCAGCTCCGGTACCTTGGCCATTGGCCGCTTCATAAAGCCCCTGTCGCGCCGAAGCGCCGCGCCGTGGGATAGAACTGTACTCCGCATCTCCGATAGCGAAAAACATCCCCTTCGCAGCGCGGAATCCCTCACGCCCCCCCAGAACGTCCAATTCCCGTCTCGTTCCTCCCTTTCCTCTGCGTAGTACGTACAGAGGAGGGCTCCGTCATCCTTGCCTATGACGAACCGCATGTGGACAATCAGGTCCCGGGGAAGATGACGCACGCTTTTCAGCGGCGGCAGACCTTTCCAGGGTACATTCTGAGACCGAAATCCTTTCATCATTCGCCGCTCCACACAGGAAATGAACATGGACTAGAGATTAAAGGATATGCGCCGGGCAATCAATTGCATCTGAAAAGAGGCGATCTCGGCCTCCCCCTCCATTCCTTCGGAACCGCTCGCCGCCCCGTCCGGAAAAAATTTTTCCTGAGTCCGACGGGACACAACGCCCCCTATGCCCGATAATGAAAGAGACGTGCCGCGCAAGAGACAGACGACCTCGCACACAAAAGATCCCGACGGATTGTTCCCAATAGGTTGCTTCCAACTGGATTGTTCCCAACGGCCCGAAGACCTTTATGAAAGAACGGGAGGACGACGATGCTGTTCTACAAGATTGAATTTGAGAGTGAGAAGGCCCTGGAGAGCGGCGATCGGCAGTCAAGGCGCGTGCGATCCCGTCTCAAGGCCCTGACGACGGACGCCAACGCGAGGACGAAGGGGACGATCGCCTTCTTCATCTCGGACTTCGAGGACCGAAACATCTCCATCGGCGCCGCCCTGTTCGTGGACGCCGTCTCGATGAACCGCCGGGATCTCGAGGAGGCATTCGAGGAATTTCGCACTCACACCCGGCTCAAGGGGAAAATCCTCGATACCCGGGAGATCACCGCCGGGGAGTTTTCCCGGATGCTCAACCTGGCGGACAGGAACGACTACATCGATGACGACGACGAATACAAAACCGATCTGGGCATGGCGTTCATCAACGCCTGCACGGAGTCGGAGTGCGAGGAGGTGCTGCTCGATGCCCCCTGCACGAAGAGCGAGGCCATCTCCGAGGCGAAGCGGCTGTTGTGCGGAGCCTCCCTGATCCCCGAGCTGGAGCGGATCTTCGACGAACGCTCCCCGGACCGCTTCCAGGGGAACCCGGTCCACTACGTCATCGTGTCGGACGACCCGCAGGTCCGCCGCTCCGTCCGGGAACTGCTGCTGCGCTCCCTGCTCCAGAGGGGGCGCCTGATGGGCCGGCGCTACTGCACCCTGACGCGCAGCGTCAAAAGCGGCCTGCTCGAATGCCTCTACGAGGACAAGCTGAAGGAGCTCTATCAGTCGCAGCTGGGCTGCGCCCTGGCAATAACGTTCTCCCTGGAGGACAGCGGGGAGGAGTCCGGACACGCAGACGCCTCCTTCGAGCTCGTCGCGTCCGTCGCGTCGAGGATTCGCGAGTTCCGCCGCGGGACCCTGACCATCCTGGAGATGGGGCGGTCGGAGTCCAAACTGTACGACCATCTGATGGACGAACTTCACGGCATCACGTTCGTCAGGCTGGACGAGGAGCTCGTCTTCACCCGGGAGGCCCGGGGATACCTGAGGCGCCTCGCCGCGAAAAACGGCATCGAGGACTGTCGGTCCCTTGTCAAGAGCCTGCCCCGCGAGGAGTCCGGGTACCTCGGCACCGACCTCAACAAGCTGTTCGACCGCTGGTACGACAGCTACCTGAGGACGGAGCTCCATCCCCAGTACCGGGAGCTCTCCGCCGAGTCGGAGAGCCGGGCGAAAAAGCCGAAGGGCGATGCCTATAAGGACTTGATGGAGATGCCCGGCCTCCGGTCGGTCAAGGAGGTGATCCTCCAGGCCATCGACTTCCACAAGGCCCAGAAGCTGTTTGCGGGCAGGGGGATCGGCACGGAGCGGCCCTCGATGCACATGGTCTTTGCCGGAAACCCCGGCACGGCCAAGACGACCGTGGCGCGCCTCATGGCCCGCATCATGAAGGACAACGGGCTGCTCTCCTCGGGCGGCCTGGTGGAGGTCGGACGAAGCGACCTGGTGGGCAAGTACGTGGGATGGACCGCGCCGCTCGTCAAAAAGAAGTTCAAGGCGGCCAAGGGCTCGGTGCTCTTCATCGATGAGGCGTACTCGCTGGTGGAGGACCGCGATGGGCTCTACGGCGACGAGGCGATCAACACGATCGTCCAGGAGATGGAGAACGCACGGGACGAGACGGTGGTGGTCTTCGCCGGATATCCCGACCGGATGCGGGAGTTCGTGGAGCGCAACCCCGGCCTGAGGAGCCGCGTGGCGTTTCACGTCGACTTCCCCGACTACACGGCGGACGAGCTGATGGAGATCCTTCGGCTTGTCGTCAGAAAGAAGTGCCGATCACTCGGCGCCAAAGCCGAGGAACGGGCCCGCAGCCTGCTGGAGACCGCTTTGAGTACGCCCGATTTCGGCAACGGCCGGTTCGTGCGGAACCTTGTGGAGCGGGCCATGATGCGCCAGGCGTCGCGTCTAGTACGCCTCCCGGCCGACAGGACGACGGATGCGGAACTGCAAGCCCTCCTGGCCGAGGACTTCGCTCCGGAGGCACAGGCCCAGCACCGCCGCATCGTCGGCTTTCACTGAACCCGGCCTGGCCTTACGAGCCCCCATGTGCCGGTTGGAGGCCGCCCGCCCGATGGACAAGGGGGAGCGTGCTGTAAAATGATTGGGATGCGATGAATGGATGGGATGAATGGATGGGATGAAAGAACGGGGCGAAGGCCCCGTTCTTTCCCTTGGAAAGCGGGATGGAGAGGAGCCTGCTTCTGGCCCTATAATGGGATACCCTCGTGAGGAGTGATCGTTTTGCCGCCCGATCGAACCATGGACGCCGGCGTCCGCGCCCAGCTGGATGCTGCGGAAACGCTGAGGAAGGCGATGGACGCCCTGCGCTTCGCCGCCCCGGTCGCGTGTGTCTACAATCCCCTGGATTACGCCTGGAACGCCTTCAGGGCCTACGTGGAGCGTTACGGTTCATCCCCGAAGCGCACGCTCTTCCTGGGGATGAACCCCGGCCCGTGGGGCATGGCCCAGACGGGCGTTCCCTTCGGCGAGGTCACGGCCGTGCGGGAGTGGATGCGCATTGCCGTCCCCACGGGGTGTCCCGCGGACGAGCACCCACAGTACCCGGTGGAGGGCTTGGCCTGCAAGCGATCCGAGGTCAGCGGCCAAAGGCTGTGGGGCCTTTTTCGGGATCGTTTCGGGACGCCGGAGGCGTTTTTCGCCGACCACCTCGTCGTCAACTACTGTCCGCTGCTCTTCATCGCCGCGTCCCCGCGCCGGAACGGCACGGAGGGAGGACGCAACCTCACCCCCGACAAGCTGCCGGCCGGCGAGCGCCGTGCGCTCTATGCCGCGTGCGGCGTCCACCTGCGCGCGGTCGTGGCGGCGCTTCATCCCCGTTTTCTGGTGGGCATCGGGGCCTTCGCCGAGGCGCGGGCTCGGGAGGACCTTTCGGGCGCGGATGTGGAGATCGTGAGGATTCTGCATCCCAGCCCGGCCTCGCCCCTGAGCAACAGGGACTGGCCCGGAACGGCGACACGGCAGCTGCTCGATGCCGGGGTCTGGGCGAAATAGTTTTGGATGAAGCGGCAAAAGGTTTCTCTCGCCCGAGGCGGCGAGGTGGTATGATAAGCGAGCCGCCTGCCGTCATGGCGGGCGCAGAGCGGCGCCGGACTCCGGCGAGGAGGATGTCTCCATGCACGTGTGGATTGTCCGGCAGGCGCTTTTTCATGCGTCAATCGAGTGTGTGCGGGGCCTTGGAACGGTACGGCAGCCTGCCCTCGTTGGGATGCCGGGGCGGGAGGACACGAAGGAGGATGGGAATGGAGCCATGAATAAAATGCGCCTGAGCGCTGCCGTGGGTGTTCTCCTGCTTCTCGCGGCGGCCTATGCCGCGAGGGGGCGGCTGTTCCCCGGGGAGGTCCGTATGCTGTCGAGGAACGGGGCCTCCATGAATACCGCGATCCGCATCTCCGTGATGGGGGAGGGAAAAAAGCCCGAGAAGGTGCTGGACGAGTCCTTTCTCCTTCTGGACTCCCTGAACGGCCAGCTTTCCCTCTTTCAAAAGGATTCCGCGGTCGCGCGCATTAACGATGCCGCGGGCGCCGAGCCCGAGACCGTGTCCCCCGACGTGTTCGCCGTCATCGAGGATGCCCGGAGGATCTGTGCCCTGACGGACGGGGTGTTCAACCCCCTGGTGGGCCCTTTGACGAAGCTCTGGAGGATCAACCAACAGAAGCCCTCCGACGCGGAGAGCGCGGACGCCGATGCCCGTATGAGGTTCCGGCTTCCCGATCCGGCCAGCGTCGATGAGCTGCTTCCTCTGACCCGAATCGAGAACCTGGAAATGCTGAGCCCCGACAGGGTCCGTCTGCGGCAAAAGGGCTGCATGCTGGATCTGGGGGGCATCGCCAAGGGGTACGCCTCCCTGCGGCTGGCCAACCTCTTCCGGGCGCGAGGGGTGAGGTCCTCCCTGATCGATCTGGGGGGCAACATCTATGCCGTCGGGTCCCAGCCCGATGGAACTCCCTGGAACATCGGCATCCGCAACCCCAGGGACACCAGGGGGGCTCCCATCGCGGTCCTGTCCGTCGCGGATGCCGCCGTCGTCACGTCCGGCGCCTATGAACGCTTCAAGATCATCGACGGGGTCCGCTATTCCCACTTCTTCGATCCTTCGACGGGCTATCCCGTCCGCAATGCCATGCTCTCCGCCACGCTCGTCACGCCGGACGGGACTCTGGCCGACGCCCTGGCGACGGCCTTCATGGTGATGGGGGCGGACCGGGCCTCGAGGTTTCTGGAGGACAGGCCGGAGCTTGGGGCCATCCTCATCCTCGAGGAGGACGAGGGCGTCAAAATCCTGGCGACCCGAAACCTGGAGGGCCGGCTGAGGACGACCGATCCGTCGCTGTCCGTTCATTTTTTCTGAGGCTGTCCCTTCCCGTCCCTGTTCGGCAGGGGGGATTTTCGGAACGAGAGGAGACGATTATCCTTGAACATCAATCGACCGCGCGTTCAGCCGCAGAATCGCCTGGACCCGGATGACGACATGGGGTGGAATGCCCCGGCGCCGGGCCCCTGCTGCAAACCCGGCGTTTGGGGGTACCTCTCCCGACGGCGGCTCGTCGTTGCCGTCATCTCCTCCCTTGTGGCGAGCGGCGTTACGGCGAGTGCATTCAACCTTTCCGGTCTGTTCAACGAATCTCGGCTTTACTTGTTTGGTGTGACCTGTGTCTTTTGGGCATTCGCCTGGGCGGCCTATCTGTTTCTGCGTTTCAACGAGCGGACCCTTCGGCTCCGTGAGGAAAATCTTTACTTCGCCATCCTGATCTACAAGCTCGCCATCCCCGGCTTCTGTACGCTGTGCTTCAGCCTGTTCCGGTTCGTCACCCTCAATGAATCCCTTGTGGCGGAATCCGCACTGGGAGATTACTTCCTCTTTCTCACCCGTGCCCTGTTTGGGCTTGCCTTCGTCCTTTTCTTTTATTGGGCGACGTTCCTGGTCGAATAATCGAGCCCCCTCAGCCGCAACAGAAATTACGGATGTGGAGGATTCAACGGGCTTTACGGGAGCCATGCTTCATGCTATAAAGGGATATCCGGCTGCGGAAGGGACGACCCTGCGCAAAACATGGAGCCATATCGTAGAGCCATATATGGACGAATACTTGCGGAGCAGCCGAGGGCGGTTGTTCCGCGTTTTGTTTTCGATGGGCCAATGGGCCAATGTGAAGAACATGAAATGCTTTTCCTGAGGCGGGAAGGGACGAGGTGAGGGATGGGGCAGCCGGATTACTATCAGCTTCTGGGCGTATCCGCCGATGCTTCCGCCGGGGAGCTGGAGGCCGCCTATCGGCGGATAACCGCGCTCTTCGGACCCGAGGCGAACCCGGAGCCGTTTGCCGCGAAAATCCATGCCGCAGCCTCGGAGGCTTGGCGGGTCTTGAGCGACCCGGCGCGTCGGGAGGCGTACGACCGGCTGCAGAGCGGAACGGCCCCGCAGGGCGGGGAGGGCGTGCTACCGCCTCCCGATCAGCCGTACCGAGGCGATGTGGAGGGCCCCGTATCCCGTTCGGATTCCGGCTTCGACGAGGAGATCCCCTCGTCGAACTGCCATTACGTAATCGAGCGCTCCACCAGCGCTGTAAGGGAGAGGAGCTTGCTGGAACAGATCCTCAGCCCGCAGTTCATCGTGGTGTTCATCGTGTCGGTCGCATGCCTGAGTCTGGCTCCGTGGCTGTGCTATAACGTTTTGTGGCCGTCCCGCGAGTTTGGCATGATGATCGACCTCTCCAGGGCCCTTGTGATGGCCGTGGCGCTGTCGGCGGTTTTCTGGGTGTGGATGATGTTGTTGAATCACGTTCCCTCTTTTCGGTCCCTGGAGAGATTCCTGTTGTATACCAGGGAGGGGAAGGTGGTTGCCGGCACCGTACTGTTTGTCGTTTTCTTCATTGGGGCCTTCCGATATCCCTTCGTCGAGATCCCCGGGACCGTTGCCAGGGAGAGGAATTGCGGCTGGACTTTTACTGGTCCCCGGCATTCCATTTACGGAGTTTTAGGTGGGGTGCTTCCAATTTATAACCTTCTTGTTTTGTGGGTAGGCTATAGAATCTTAAAAAGGCAGGGTGTCTTCAATCCTGTGGCGGAGGGGAAAAGTGGGGGGTGAGTCATGAGCCAGCCGGATTACTATCAGCTCCTGGGCGTATTCGCCGACGCTTCCGCCGCGGAGCTGGAGGCCGCCTACCGGCGGATAACCGCGCTCTTCGGCCCCGAGGCGAACCCGGAGCCTTTTGCCGCAAAAATCCATGCAGCGGCAACGGAGGCTTGGCGAGTCTTGAGCGACCCGGCGCGTCGGGAGGCGTACGACTGGCTGTGGAGCGGAACGGCCCCGCAGGGCGGGGAGTGCTGGAATGGAACGAACCGGGAGAATGCGCCAGGAATAGGGAATGTGTTGGATACGGAATTTTACGAAGAGCCTCAGGATGAATCGGGATCGTTCACCCTCCCCTGTCATCATGTCGTCGAAAGAACCGTCTCGGGTGGGGCGAAGAAATCGCTGTGTTTGAGGCTGCTGGGGGCGCTCTGGGTTTCCTGGAAGGATTACATGTTTCCGGGCGGAAAGGACACGCTGGTGCGATGGTGTTTTTTTCCTTTCGCTTTGGTCATTGTTTTAAGAGCAGGAGGAAAAAATTTTTATGTAGAGTCTTTTGGCCTTTATGAAGCGTTTCTATTCGGTATTTTTTTTTACGAGCTTTTTCGTTTTTCTGCTGCTGCGTTATGCCGTTCCTGCACTGAGTCGGGGAGGGGGCCTTCATAAGTTTTTGATGGCGTCGCTCTACAGCGGGTTGTGTTACGCTGTGGCAAAGCTGTTCCATGAGGTAAGAACTCCGGATTTATTTATTCTGGCCTTTTTTTATGTGGGGCTCGTTCTTTTTATTGGTCCCGACTGATATGCCCTGACTATAGTGGAGGAATTGAGCGTCGCTGAACGGCGCAGTTTCGTTGATCCATGCGATGCCGATATGAGCGGCTCAACGTCAGTGCGAGCTTTTGGCATTGAGTCGCTCGGGCTATTACCGAACGCTGTTGCCCTGCAGGGAGAGTGAGGTGGCAAAAATCTCCGGAGCTTCCCTAATCAGCCTTCCGTTTGGCCTGTTTTGCGGCGCCCGGAGATTGAGCGGAGCACGAATGGGGAGTAAAATAAAAGGTTGTTGGAGTACTTCATACAGGTTGTGGGCTCAGGCTGTGGGCCTGTATCGGACCGCCGTCGGCGGATCGATGGAACAGAGGAGGAATGAGGATGTCGACAATAGGGGCGTACGATGCGGAGAGCTTCAAAAGGGTGAACCGAACTCCGGTCCGTACGACGATAGAGACCCTGTTCTATGGAAACAACGTGAAGCGGGTGCGCGACCTGCGGGAGGCCTATGCCCTCGCGAAGGACAGCCCGGGGACGGTGGAGCTGACGGGCATGCCCGTCTTTCGGCCGGAGGACCTGGAGCTGCCCGCGGACGCCAACGTGCTGCTCTTCAACGACGGCGCGGTGTTCGGCAGGACGGCCGCGGCGCGGCGCATCGTGGGGTATCCCGACGTTGACGTCGCCGCGATGGCGGGCGTGGTGCGCGAGGCGGTCTACGGGATGCGCTACCGCAGAATCTACACGGCGGACGCCTACGTAGGGCTGGAGGAGGACTTCATGGTGAAGGCCCACCTGGCCCTGCCCGAGGGGTTCGAGAACAATCTCTACAGCTGGATGTTCAACTTTCAGCACGACAACGCCCGATATCGGGAGATGTACGCCCGGTCGCGCCGGGTCTCCGACGTCGACGGGGATATCTTCATCTTCGCGGACCCCGATTGGACGCATCCCGACTACCCGCTGGGGCTGGCGTTCTTCTCGCCGGAGGAGAACTGCGCCGCCGTGCTGGGACTGC
Protein-coding regions in this window:
- a CDS encoding nucleoside recognition domain-containing protein; amino-acid sequence: MFVDVVNEVSLYAIPVIILVICTYGVVKKVKVYEVFTEGAREGFYTGVRIIPFLVAMLVAIGVFRASGAMGYLAKLLAPLTELIGMPAEVLPMAIMRPLSGGGANGIMNELFKVHGPDSLIGRMASIMSGATDTTFYVLAVYFGAVGIRRTRHALPCGLLADLAGMLAAVLITNLMF
- a CDS encoding LD-carboxypeptidase, with translation MNYPERLREGDTVALLAPSSPISAEDAAACRRCFEERGYGVRMSGLVSAALHGYEAGEPEARAEELNAAFADPGVKAVFCLRGGNSACRVLEHVDLDTVRANPKIFVGYSDITPFHVLFNQRADLITFHGPMVKSNMLRDFDAFSRTSLDAALSMEPGSEMEFYNPEGSAIEEVCGGAAEGRLAGGNLALLTSLLGTPYAVDTRGKILLIEDVGETVPRVARMLHHLRLAGKFEEAAGVLIGDFTDCPNAAEPAYGVKALIRDFFSGFGKPVLAGVRTGHDFPMATLPLGMRCRIDAARGSVRFSRD
- a CDS encoding AAA family ATPase; translation: MLFYKIEFESEKALESGDRQSRRVRSRLKALTTDANARTKGTIAFFISDFEDRNISIGAALFVDAVSMNRRDLEEAFEEFRTHTRLKGKILDTREITAGEFSRMLNLADRNDYIDDDDEYKTDLGMAFINACTESECEEVLLDAPCTKSEAISEAKRLLCGASLIPELERIFDERSPDRFQGNPVHYVIVSDDPQVRRSVRELLLRSLLQRGRLMGRRYCTLTRSVKSGLLECLYEDKLKELYQSQLGCALAITFSLEDSGEESGHADASFELVASVASRIREFRRGTLTILEMGRSESKLYDHLMDELHGITFVRLDEELVFTREARGYLRRLAAKNGIEDCRSLVKSLPREESGYLGTDLNKLFDRWYDSYLRTELHPQYRELSAESESRAKKPKGDAYKDLMEMPGLRSVKEVILQAIDFHKAQKLFAGRGIGTERPSMHMVFAGNPGTAKTTVARLMARIMKDNGLLSSGGLVEVGRSDLVGKYVGWTAPLVKKKFKAAKGSVLFIDEAYSLVEDRDGLYGDEAINTIVQEMENARDETVVVFAGYPDRMREFVERNPGLRSRVAFHVDFPDYTADELMEILRLVVRKKCRSLGAKAEERARSLLETALSTPDFGNGRFVRNLVERAMMRQASRLVRLPADRTTDAELQALLAEDFAPEAQAQHRRIVGFH
- a CDS encoding FAD:protein FMN transferase; the encoded protein is MHVWIVRQALFHASIECVRGLGTVRQPALVGMPGREDTKEDGNGAMNKMRLSAAVGVLLLLAAAYAARGRLFPGEVRMLSRNGASMNTAIRISVMGEGKKPEKVLDESFLLLDSLNGQLSLFQKDSAVARINDAAGAEPETVSPDVFAVIEDARRICALTDGVFNPLVGPLTKLWRINQQKPSDAESADADARMRFRLPDPASVDELLPLTRIENLEMLSPDRVRLRQKGCMLDLGGIAKGYASLRLANLFRARGVRSSLIDLGGNIYAVGSQPDGTPWNIGIRNPRDTRGAPIAVLSVADAAVVTSGAYERFKIIDGVRYSHFFDPSTGYPVRNAMLSATLVTPDGTLADALATAFMVMGADRASRFLEDRPELGAILILEEDEGVKILATRNLEGRLRTTDPSLSVHFF
- a CDS encoding DnaJ domain-containing protein; this encodes MGQPDYYQLLGVSADASAGELEAAYRRITALFGPEANPEPFAAKIHAAASEAWRVLSDPARREAYDRLQSGTAPQGGEGVLPPPDQPYRGDVEGPVSRSDSGFDEEIPSSNCHYVIERSTSAVRERSLLEQILSPQFIVVFIVSVACLSLAPWLCYNVLWPSREFGMMIDLSRALVMAVALSAVFWVWMMLLNHVPSFRSLERFLLYTREGKVVAGTVLFVVFFIGAFRYPFVEIPGTVARERNCGWTFTGPRHSIYGVLGGVLPIYNLLVLWVGYRILKRQGVFNPVAEGKSGG
- a CDS encoding DnaJ domain-containing protein encodes the protein MSQPDYYQLLGVFADASAAELEAAYRRITALFGPEANPEPFAAKIHAAATEAWRVLSDPARREAYDWLWSGTAPQGGECWNGTNRENAPGIGNVLDTEFYEEPQDESGSFTLPCHHVVERTVSGGAKKSLCLRLLGALWVSWKDYMFPGGKDTLVRWCFFPFALVIVLRAGGKNFYVESFGLYEAFLFGIFFYELFRFSAAALCRSCTESGRGPS